The following are encoded together in the Thiobacillus sp. SCUT-2 genome:
- a CDS encoding tetratricopeptide repeat-containing sulfotransferase family protein, producing MCKTDPLDVEAWVKSSVTSRRLGRHEEAERHARRAALLSPALAFAHHALGAALHCQGRRDEAMQAYNRAIALKPDHADAHYLLGNALLEAGRLAKAQASLQRALDLRPELFEALSDLGAVLLMMGQPTAAQAALQRALALHPDSPEVLANLATLFEADGRVDDALALYQRALSPRPGSPDVLGKQAELLEPTGRLGEARHELDFGFARDPAHPMLNLVAARLERREARHAEAEARLEALLARPLPETTRGEVHLLLGQIRDRLGRTEAVLHHLSEGKRRTAAAADPHGAGRRRFLETIDFYETLARHPILDAAPDPAAGNGASPIFLIGFPRSGTTLLEQILDSHPALCAMEERPASARLEQAFLELTGGLPQMPRTLDEERLAALRRIYRDEAARHVSPCKGGRIVDKLPLNTVRVPLLWRVFPDAKFILAIRHPCDVALSCLMQSFGPNDAMAGFTSLENIAEIYARVMRVWEGFADRLPLQWQAIRYEDLIADVEGETRRLLEFLGVPWDDAVLQYTHHARQRVAIRTPSYHQVTQPIYQHASFRWKRYEDAFRPIILPMLQPFIDRFGYQE from the coding sequence GTGTGCAAGACCGACCCGCTCGACGTCGAGGCCTGGGTCAAGTCGAGCGTCACGTCACGCCGCCTCGGCCGCCATGAGGAAGCCGAGCGCCACGCGCGCCGCGCGGCGTTGCTGAGCCCCGCTCTGGCATTTGCCCATCATGCGCTCGGCGCGGCGCTCCACTGTCAGGGCAGGCGTGACGAGGCGATGCAGGCCTACAACCGGGCGATCGCCCTCAAGCCCGATCATGCCGACGCCCACTATCTCCTCGGCAATGCGCTTCTGGAAGCCGGGCGGTTGGCCAAAGCGCAGGCGAGCCTGCAGCGCGCCCTCGACCTGCGCCCCGAACTCTTCGAAGCACTGAGCGATCTCGGTGCCGTGCTGCTGATGATGGGGCAGCCCACGGCGGCCCAAGCCGCGCTGCAGCGCGCGCTCGCCCTGCACCCCGATTCGCCCGAGGTGCTGGCCAACCTCGCCACCCTGTTCGAAGCGGATGGCCGGGTCGATGATGCGCTGGCGCTCTACCAGCGGGCACTGTCGCCACGCCCCGGCTCGCCCGATGTACTCGGCAAGCAGGCGGAGTTGCTCGAACCGACCGGCCGCTTGGGCGAGGCCCGGCACGAACTGGATTTCGGATTCGCACGTGATCCGGCCCACCCCATGCTGAATCTTGTTGCAGCCCGGCTCGAGCGGCGCGAGGCGCGCCATGCCGAGGCGGAAGCCCGACTCGAAGCCCTGCTCGCGCGTCCCTTGCCCGAAACCACGCGGGGTGAAGTCCATCTGCTGCTGGGACAGATCCGGGACCGCCTCGGACGAACGGAAGCGGTGCTGCACCACCTGAGCGAGGGCAAACGTCGCACGGCCGCGGCGGCCGATCCGCATGGCGCCGGCCGGCGCCGCTTTCTCGAGACAATCGACTTCTACGAGACGCTGGCGCGGCACCCCATCCTCGACGCAGCGCCCGATCCCGCAGCCGGGAACGGCGCGTCCCCGATATTCCTGATCGGTTTTCCGCGTTCCGGAACGACGCTGCTCGAGCAGATTCTCGACAGCCATCCAGCGCTCTGCGCGATGGAAGAAAGGCCCGCATCCGCACGCCTGGAGCAGGCCTTCCTCGAGCTTACGGGCGGCCTGCCGCAGATGCCCCGCACGCTCGACGAGGAGCGACTCGCGGCCCTGCGCCGCATCTACCGGGACGAGGCCGCGCGTCACGTGAGCCCGTGCAAGGGTGGACGCATCGTCGACAAGCTGCCGCTCAACACGGTGCGCGTTCCGCTGCTCTGGCGCGTTTTCCCGGATGCCAAATTCATCCTGGCGATACGCCATCCCTGCGATGTCGCACTGAGTTGCCTGATGCAGAGTTTCGGGCCAAACGACGCCATGGCTGGCTTCACCAGCCTGGAAAACATCGCGGAGATCTATGCACGCGTGATGAGGGTGTGGGAGGGCTTCGCCGATCGCCTGCCGCTGCAGTGGCAGGCCATTCGCTACGAGGATCTCATCGCCGATGTCGAAGGGGAGACCAGGCGATTGCTTGAGTTTCTAGGCGTACCCTGGGACGACGCGGTTCTGCAATACACGCACCACGCGCGGCAACGCGTCGCCATTCGCACGCCCAGCTACCATCAGGTCACGCAACCCATCTACCAGCACGCCAGCTTCCGCTGGAAGCGCTATGAAGACGCCTTCCGGCC
- a CDS encoding PEP-CTERM sorting domain-containing protein, which yields MKKTAIALAISLMASGSAYSASFVNGGFESGDLTGWTGGGGYWSGSPPAPVDPTTYNGGTPNNTIMSGGTDAITGANTVYNGSYSVRVNDSINDNSVSTLRQSVINYTDNNIYFAWNAVLEASHGLTDSDYFSLTLHDDTTGTNIVDRGYSSAGSIGGGTTGVTWKPFGSWYSSGWVVEQIDLVALGAVGHDFTLTLLASDCPYGGHAGYVYLDGFGSAPPPPGPLPEPASLALLGIGLAGLGAMRRKRRA from the coding sequence ATGAAAAAGACCGCAATAGCCCTCGCCATCTCGCTGATGGCTTCTGGCTCTGCATATTCCGCGTCGTTCGTGAACGGCGGTTTCGAATCCGGCGACCTGACCGGATGGACCGGCGGCGGCGGCTACTGGTCCGGCAGCCCGCCCGCACCGGTCGATCCGACGACCTACAACGGCGGCACGCCCAACAACACCATCATGAGCGGCGGCACCGACGCAATCACCGGTGCCAACACCGTCTACAACGGCAGCTACTCGGTGCGGGTGAACGACAGCATCAACGACAACTCGGTTTCCACGCTCCGCCAGAGCGTCATCAACTACACCGACAACAACATCTACTTCGCCTGGAATGCGGTGCTGGAGGCTTCCCACGGCCTGACCGACTCGGATTACTTCTCGCTGACGCTGCATGACGACACGACCGGCACCAACATCGTCGACCGCGGCTACAGCTCCGCGGGTTCAATCGGTGGCGGCACCACGGGCGTGACCTGGAAGCCATTCGGTTCCTGGTACTCCAGCGGCTGGGTGGTCGAGCAGATCGACCTCGTCGCGCTGGGTGCCGTGGGTCACGACTTCACGCTGACGCTGCTGGCATCCGACTGCCCCTATGGCGGCCATGCCGGCTACGTCTACCTGGACGGCTTCGGCTCGGCGCCGCCGCCTCCCGGCCCGCTGCCCGAGCCGGCCTCGCTGGCCCTGCTGGGAATCGGTCTGGCCGGCCTCGGCGCAATGCGCCGCAAGCGGCGCGCCTGA
- a CDS encoding sodium:solute symporter family protein, with the protein MLFWFVILYWVVSVGIGLWAATRVHNTKDFAIAGRHLPFYMVTATVFATWFGSETVLGIPATFLQEGLHGVVADPFGAALCLILVGLFFAAPLYRLNLLTIGDYYKKRFGRSVEALTTVAIVISYLGWVGAQITALGLVFNVVSGGEISKLNGMLIGSSTILIYTLFGGMWAVAITDFLQMIVIMIGMLWIGNEVSGMVGGVGVVVNHAAQTGKFNFWPALDLKEVIGFVAAWVTMMLGSIPQQDVFQRVQSAKTEKIAVWGSVFGGSLYFAFAFVPMFLAYSATLIDPAMVKRLIGEDPQMILPRLVIDHAPLFAQVMFFGALLSAIKSCASATLLAPSVTFTENLLKPMLGEMSDRALLKAMRIVTLSFTVLVTLYAINSKASIFTMVENAYQITLVMAFVPLAFGVYWKRATNQGALLAIFLGLSTWLAILIAGPDDPFIPAQFAGLLMSLLGMIAGSLLPQWVRHPLPEVGPHHALHHHAAAHTQHVPAPHPPHHS; encoded by the coding sequence ATGCTCTTCTGGTTCGTCATCCTGTACTGGGTGGTTTCGGTCGGCATCGGCCTGTGGGCGGCCACCCGCGTGCACAACACCAAGGACTTCGCGATCGCCGGCCGGCACCTGCCGTTCTACATGGTCACCGCGACGGTGTTCGCGACCTGGTTCGGCTCCGAAACGGTGCTGGGCATCCCGGCGACCTTCCTGCAGGAAGGGCTGCATGGCGTGGTGGCGGATCCCTTCGGCGCGGCCCTGTGCCTGATCCTCGTCGGCCTCTTCTTCGCCGCGCCGCTCTACCGGCTCAACCTGCTGACCATCGGCGACTACTACAAGAAGCGCTTCGGCCGCAGCGTGGAGGCCCTCACGACCGTCGCCATCGTCATCTCCTACCTCGGCTGGGTCGGCGCCCAGATCACCGCGCTGGGCCTGGTGTTCAACGTGGTGTCCGGCGGGGAAATCAGCAAGCTGAACGGCATGCTGATCGGCTCCTCGACCATCCTGATCTACACCCTGTTCGGCGGCATGTGGGCGGTCGCCATCACCGACTTCCTGCAGATGATCGTGATCATGATCGGCATGCTCTGGATCGGCAACGAAGTGAGCGGCATGGTGGGCGGCGTCGGCGTCGTGGTCAATCACGCCGCCCAGACCGGGAAATTCAACTTCTGGCCGGCGCTCGATCTCAAGGAGGTCATCGGCTTCGTCGCCGCCTGGGTCACCATGATGCTCGGCTCGATCCCCCAGCAGGACGTGTTCCAGCGCGTCCAGTCGGCGAAGACCGAAAAGATCGCGGTGTGGGGCTCGGTGTTCGGCGGCAGCCTGTATTTCGCGTTTGCCTTCGTGCCGATGTTCCTCGCCTATTCCGCGACCCTGATCGACCCCGCCATGGTGAAGCGGCTGATCGGCGAAGACCCGCAGATGATCCTGCCGCGCCTGGTCATCGACCACGCGCCGCTCTTCGCGCAGGTCATGTTCTTCGGCGCGCTGCTCTCCGCGATCAAGAGCTGCGCCTCGGCCACCCTGCTCGCCCCGTCGGTCACCTTCACCGAGAACCTGCTGAAGCCCATGCTGGGCGAAATGTCCGACCGCGCGCTGCTGAAGGCGATGCGCATCGTGACGCTGAGCTTTACCGTGCTCGTCACCCTGTATGCGATCAACTCCAAGGCCAGCATCTTCACGATGGTCGAGAACGCCTACCAGATCACCCTGGTCATGGCCTTCGTGCCGCTGGCCTTCGGCGTCTACTGGAAGCGCGCGACCAACCAGGGCGCGCTGCTCGCCATCTTCCTGGGACTCTCGACCTGGCTCGCGATCCTGATCGCCGGCCCGGACGATCCCTTCATCCCGGCCCAGTTCGCCGGCCTGCTGATGTCGCTGCTGGGCATGATCGCCGGCTCCTTGCTGCCGCAGTGGGTGCGCCACCCGCTGCCCGAAGTCGGCCCGCACCACGCGCTGCACCACCACGCCGCCGCGCACACCCAGCACGTTCCCGCGCCGCATCCGCCGCATCATTCCTGA